In Candidatus Neptunochlamydia vexilliferae, the sequence GTATTCCTGCGAATAAAGTTGGGGGCCCCATATATGCAAAAATTTATCACCTGCGCCGAAAAACTCGGTCCTTTAGGGCCGAGATGAAAGGCGCAAATACTCACTCTATTGGTTTTTGCTGGTTTTCAATATATTGCCTGATTGTTGAGATAGCAGCTCCTCCGCAACTACCAGCAAAATAACTTAGGGACCAAAAGTTATTGCCC encodes:
- a CDS encoding transposase produces the protein GNNFWSLSYFAGSCGGAAISTIRQYIENQQKPIE